Below is a window of Anabas testudineus chromosome 10, fAnaTes1.2, whole genome shotgun sequence DNA.
AAAATGGTGATTAAGCTGACGGTTTCTGCCTGGGGAgtggcttttgttttggttgcaATTCTACTTGGTCTGACTGTACGACTGAACCGATGCAGGACTCTGATCACTAATCCTTACTGTGACAATGCCTCCCTGTTTAAACTGTCCTGTGAAGATGTGTTTGTTAATAATGTCTATGGCCTCGTTTTCACTGTGGTGCTGTTCACTGGTTCTATAGGCAGCATGGTTCTCACCTATTCTAAAATTACAGTCGTGTGTTTGACCAGTAAAAACAAGTCTCTGAACGGCAAAGCTTTAAAGACCTGTAGCACTCATCTCTTTGTGTATCTTGTTTTGTCCTTATGTGGACTACTCATCATTATTTTACATCGGTTCCCTCAGTACTCAGACTACAGAAAACTTTCTGCCATTGTGGGTCATAGTGTCACTGGCAGCCTCAACCCAATTATTTATGGTGTGCAGTCTCAAGAAATACGGAAATTCATATCAAAGTTGTTACACTTCAGAAAGATTTTAtcataagaaaatgtttttagaaatgttatgGTTTTTgctgtcttgtcttttttctgACAAACATGAAATGGGTTAGATTCAAACTTAAAGTGAGATAATGTATGTATTACTATATTGTTAGTAGTTGTGAACTTTTAGTTTGACATGATTTCTCCAACCTCTCAGGAAATCATTGTCTTGGATTTTACAAGCCCATATATTCATATATCAGCTCTGTCACCTACAAAtttgtaaacacatttttgtggcAGACATAATGAAATTATATTCATGTTCTGATGTAATGTGATTTTTGAATGCTTTTTAGACAGTTGGATAAATACTTTATAATTCTGAAAGGAAAATTCCAGGGTTGCAGTATCCATTAC
It encodes the following:
- the LOC113160381 gene encoding olfactory receptor 146-like, which translates into the protein MENYTFNSFTLQLEGLKVTEDYMYPVFFFLFFSYLFIILVNVGILVLVCIDKSLHQPMYLIFCNLPVNDIFASTVLVPRFLIDILRPPSERFISYYECVVQAFTTHMFGTTAHTVLMIMAFDRYVAICNPLRYAVIMSNKMVIKLTVSAWGVAFVLVAILLGLTVRLNRCRTLITNPYCDNASLFKLSCEDVFVNNVYGLVFTVVLFTGSIGSMVLTYSKITVVCLTSKNKSLNGKALKTCSTHLFVYLVLSLCGLLIIILHRFPQYSDYRKLSAIVGHSVTGSLNPIIYGVQSQEIRKFISKLLHFRKILS